The Phyllopteryx taeniolatus isolate TA_2022b chromosome 9, UOR_Ptae_1.2, whole genome shotgun sequence genome contains a region encoding:
- the LOC133483314 gene encoding zinc finger protein 385A-like isoform X1, whose product MILRSINRAGPVPAFLRSPAVIPPSPLDMKPFLQFPLESPHPATLGLFHNFNTMDPVQKAVMTHTFGHPMVKTKRPIISCNVCQIRFNSKSQAEAHYKGNRHARRVKGIETSKTTRLQDSDKQHPPPTTSPSPSRPSPSNLDPDPNKQDDTQSCPNSESPLTPNQIATPTVSSAEAECPFLASAGAPLPSSPLPAAIVSTPPADSAGAVVPDTPSPAPSPPSGESEEEKAKKLLYCSLCKIAVNSLSQLEAHNKGTKHKTILEARSGLGPIKAYPRLSLKGSPEQGGELSSDPNTQERTFHCEICNVRVNSELQLKQHISSRRHRDGVAGKPNPLLSRHKKRADFMELPKTLRAGLLPNPLAVAAAIAAAASSNQLALRPHGPPTHAHAHHHLLQGAPLSLLRPAPGPIRTTHGPILFTPY is encoded by the exons GAAGTATAAACCGAGCGGGGCCGGTCCCTGCCTTCCTCAGGAGCCCAGCCGTCATCCCACCATCCCCACTTGACATGAAGCCCTTCCTACAATTCCCCCTGGAGTCACCACACCCTGCAACTCTGGGTCTCTTCCACAACTTTAATACA ATGGACCCCGTCCAGAAGGCCGTAATGACGCACACCTTCGGGCATCCCATGGTGAAGACAAAGCGTCCCATCATCTCCTGCAATGTCTGTCAAATACGTTTCAACTCCAAG AGCCAAGCAGAGGCTCACTATAAGGGCAACCGGCACGCTCGGAGAGTTAAGGGCATTGAGACGTCCAAGACAACTCGTCTTCAAGATAGCGACAAGCAGCACCCTCCCCCCACAACTTCGCCCTCCCCGTCACGCCCCTCGCCATCCAACCTGGATCCTGATCCAAATAAGCAGG ACGATACCCAATCCTGTCCCAACTCTGAGTCACCTTTGACCCCGAACCAAATCGCAACACCCACAGTGAGCTCAGCGGAAGCAGAGTGTCCCTTCTTGGCGTCTGCGGGCGCACCTTTGCCGTCCTCGCCCTTACCGGCAGCCATCGTCAGCACGCCGCCTGCAGACTCAGCGGGGGCAGTCGTTCCCGACACCCCGTCTCCAGCTCCCAGCCCTCCCTCTGGAGAGTCTGAGGAAGAGAAAGCCAAGAAGCTTCTCTACTGCTCCTTATGTAAAATTGCAGTTAATTCCCTCTCACAGCTGGAGGCCCATAACAAGG gtacaaaacacaaaacaatcctGGAGGCACGGAGTGGACTGGGGCCCATTAAGGCCTACCCACGTCTAAGTCTGAAAGGCAGCCCCGAGCAGGGCGGTGAGCTGTCATCTGACCCCAACACTCAGGAACGAACCTTCCACTGTGAGATCTGCAATGTCAGAGTCAACTCTGAGCTGCAGCTTAAACAG CATATTTCCAGCCGGAGACATCGAGATGGAGTTGCGGGGAAACCCAATCCTCTACTTAGTCGCCATAAGAAGCGTGCGGACTTCATG GAACTTCCCAAAACCCTACGGGCGGGACTTTTACCAAATCCTCTGGCTGTTGCGGCAGCCATAGCTGCTGCAGCATCCTCAAATCAGCTGGCACTGCGCCCTCATGGCCCGCCGACCCACGCGCACGCCCATCACCACCTGCTACAGGGGGCACCCCTCAGCCTGCTGAGGCCCGCTCCGGGGCCCATTCGCACAACGCACGGGCCAATCCTCTTCACGCCGTACTAA
- the LOC133483314 gene encoding zinc finger protein 385A-like isoform X2, with product MKPFLQFPLESPHPATLGLFHNFNTMDPVQKAVMTHTFGHPMVKTKRPIISCNVCQIRFNSKSQAEAHYKGNRHARRVKGIETSKTTRLQDSDKQHPPPTTSPSPSRPSPSNLDPDPNKQDDTQSCPNSESPLTPNQIATPTVSSAEAECPFLASAGAPLPSSPLPAAIVSTPPADSAGAVVPDTPSPAPSPPSGESEEEKAKKLLYCSLCKIAVNSLSQLEAHNKGTKHKTILEARSGLGPIKAYPRLSLKGSPEQGGELSSDPNTQERTFHCEICNVRVNSELQLKQHISSRRHRDGVAGKPNPLLSRHKKRADFMELPKTLRAGLLPNPLAVAAAIAAAASSNQLALRPHGPPTHAHAHHHLLQGAPLSLLRPAPGPIRTTHGPILFTPY from the exons ATGAAGCCCTTCCTACAATTCCCCCTGGAGTCACCACACCCTGCAACTCTGGGTCTCTTCCACAACTTTAATACA ATGGACCCCGTCCAGAAGGCCGTAATGACGCACACCTTCGGGCATCCCATGGTGAAGACAAAGCGTCCCATCATCTCCTGCAATGTCTGTCAAATACGTTTCAACTCCAAG AGCCAAGCAGAGGCTCACTATAAGGGCAACCGGCACGCTCGGAGAGTTAAGGGCATTGAGACGTCCAAGACAACTCGTCTTCAAGATAGCGACAAGCAGCACCCTCCCCCCACAACTTCGCCCTCCCCGTCACGCCCCTCGCCATCCAACCTGGATCCTGATCCAAATAAGCAGG ACGATACCCAATCCTGTCCCAACTCTGAGTCACCTTTGACCCCGAACCAAATCGCAACACCCACAGTGAGCTCAGCGGAAGCAGAGTGTCCCTTCTTGGCGTCTGCGGGCGCACCTTTGCCGTCCTCGCCCTTACCGGCAGCCATCGTCAGCACGCCGCCTGCAGACTCAGCGGGGGCAGTCGTTCCCGACACCCCGTCTCCAGCTCCCAGCCCTCCCTCTGGAGAGTCTGAGGAAGAGAAAGCCAAGAAGCTTCTCTACTGCTCCTTATGTAAAATTGCAGTTAATTCCCTCTCACAGCTGGAGGCCCATAACAAGG gtacaaaacacaaaacaatcctGGAGGCACGGAGTGGACTGGGGCCCATTAAGGCCTACCCACGTCTAAGTCTGAAAGGCAGCCCCGAGCAGGGCGGTGAGCTGTCATCTGACCCCAACACTCAGGAACGAACCTTCCACTGTGAGATCTGCAATGTCAGAGTCAACTCTGAGCTGCAGCTTAAACAG CATATTTCCAGCCGGAGACATCGAGATGGAGTTGCGGGGAAACCCAATCCTCTACTTAGTCGCCATAAGAAGCGTGCGGACTTCATG GAACTTCCCAAAACCCTACGGGCGGGACTTTTACCAAATCCTCTGGCTGTTGCGGCAGCCATAGCTGCTGCAGCATCCTCAAATCAGCTGGCACTGCGCCCTCATGGCCCGCCGACCCACGCGCACGCCCATCACCACCTGCTACAGGGGGCACCCCTCAGCCTGCTGAGGCCCGCTCCGGGGCCCATTCGCACAACGCACGGGCCAATCCTCTTCACGCCGTACTAA
- the gpr84 gene encoding G-protein coupled receptor 84 isoform X2, producing the protein MLLNVTNQTEDDFSCYSASVEAYRYFAVLWGCTVTITGTVGNLMTILAFALDSQPISVDSYRHLRWRSGKLWCRTFGLLLFLSNSVSIITLCLVAVSRYLLVAKRALFDRVFSDCGLVSLLLSTWALGLASFSPLWSVYVFVPQVCTCSFHRTRGRPYTTILLFFYFFIGLACVGTFYLLIYCRVRVASKALLRYRLSRRSSKRKPALSAPGTDDSGVESGMTTVSSVLSNQPKFVQSKEDVNGDNASPKTQDEPANLLGESKSNPDIVTKSHSSPPVPATAASHTAASGEDTEFKRVTRMCFAVFLCFVFCFVPFLLLNIADKHGRAPQVLHIFCANLTWLNSCINPVLYAVMNRQFRRAYQLLLTRAATPFTYLCIKKS; encoded by the exons ATGTTGCTGAACGTCACCAACCAAACAGAGGATGACTTCTCCTGCTACAGTGCTTCAGTAGAAGCCTACCGCTACTTTGCTGTGCTGTGGGGTTGCACAGTCACAATCACTGGCACGGTGGGGAACCTGATGACCATTCTAGCTTTTGCCTTAGACTCACAA CCAATCTCCGTTGATTCCTATCGGCACCTCAGATGGCGCAGCGGCAAGCTCTGGTGCAGGACCTTTGGCCTGCTGCTGTTCCTGTCCAATTCTGTCTCCATTATCACCCTCTGCCTTGTAGCTGTGAGTCGATACCTCCTGGTTGCAAAAAGGGCCTTGTTTGACCGTGTTTTTTCAGACTGTGGGCTCGTTTCCCTCCTGCTGTCAACATGGGCGCTCGGCCTGGCCAGCTTCAGCCCACTCTGGTCCGTTTATGTGTTTGTGCCTCAGGTTTGCACGTGCAGCTTCCATCGAACCAGGGGTCGCCCCTACACCACTATCTTGCTCTTTTTCTACTTCTTCATTGGACTGGCCTGTGTCGGCACATTCTACCTCCTCATTTACTGTCGCGTCCGGGTTGCGTCAAAGGCCCTGCTCCGTTACAGGCTCAGCCGGCGGTCTTCCAAGAGGAAACCGGCCCTTTCAGCACCAGGCACTGATGACAGTGGTGTTGAAAGTGGGATGACCACTGTGAGCAGTGTGCTGAGCAATCAGCCCAAATTCGTGCAGAGTAAAGAGGATGTCAACGGTGACAATGCATCCCCAAAAACACAGGACGAGCCAGCAAATCTATTGGGAGAAAGCAAGTCAAATCCCGATATTGTCACTAAGTCACATTCAAGTCCGCCTGTGCCCGCCACTGCAGCATCCCACACAGCAGCCTCAGGAGAGGATACAGAATTTAAGCGTGTGACGCGCATGTGTTTTGCGGTTTTcctgtgttttgtattttgctttGTCCCCTTCCTGTTACTCAACATTGCCGATAAGCATGGCCGTGCCCCGCAGGTGCTGCACATATTCTGTGCAAACCTCACCTGGCTCAACAGCTGCATCAACCCGGTGCTCTACGCTGTCATGAACCGACAATTCCGAAGGGCCTACCAACTGCTGCTCACGAGGGCAGCGACACCCTTTACATACCTCTGTATTAAGAAATCCTAA
- the gpr84 gene encoding G-protein coupled receptor 84 isoform X3: MLLNVTNQTEDDFSCYSASVEAYRYFAVLWGCTVTITGTPISVDSYRHLRWRSGKLWCRTFGLLLFLSNSVSIITLCLVAVSRYLLVAKRALFDRVFSDCGLVSLLLSTWALGLASFSPLWSVYVFVPQVCTCSFHRTRGRPYTTILLFFYFFIGLACVGTFYLLIYCRVRVASKALLRYRLSRRSSKRKPALSAPGTDDSGVESGMTTVSSVLSNQPKFVQSKEDVNGDNASPKTQDEPANLLGESKSNPDIVTKSHSSPPVPATAASHTAASGEDTEFKRVTRMCFAVFLCFVFCFVPFLLLNIADKHGRAPQVLHIFCANLTWLNSCINPVLYAVMNRQFRRAYQLLLTRAATPFTYLCIKKS, encoded by the exons ATGTTGCTGAACGTCACCAACCAAACAGAGGATGACTTCTCCTGCTACAGTGCTTCAGTAGAAGCCTACCGCTACTTTGCTGTGCTGTGGGGTTGCACAGTCACAATCACTGGCACG CCAATCTCCGTTGATTCCTATCGGCACCTCAGATGGCGCAGCGGCAAGCTCTGGTGCAGGACCTTTGGCCTGCTGCTGTTCCTGTCCAATTCTGTCTCCATTATCACCCTCTGCCTTGTAGCTGTGAGTCGATACCTCCTGGTTGCAAAAAGGGCCTTGTTTGACCGTGTTTTTTCAGACTGTGGGCTCGTTTCCCTCCTGCTGTCAACATGGGCGCTCGGCCTGGCCAGCTTCAGCCCACTCTGGTCCGTTTATGTGTTTGTGCCTCAGGTTTGCACGTGCAGCTTCCATCGAACCAGGGGTCGCCCCTACACCACTATCTTGCTCTTTTTCTACTTCTTCATTGGACTGGCCTGTGTCGGCACATTCTACCTCCTCATTTACTGTCGCGTCCGGGTTGCGTCAAAGGCCCTGCTCCGTTACAGGCTCAGCCGGCGGTCTTCCAAGAGGAAACCGGCCCTTTCAGCACCAGGCACTGATGACAGTGGTGTTGAAAGTGGGATGACCACTGTGAGCAGTGTGCTGAGCAATCAGCCCAAATTCGTGCAGAGTAAAGAGGATGTCAACGGTGACAATGCATCCCCAAAAACACAGGACGAGCCAGCAAATCTATTGGGAGAAAGCAAGTCAAATCCCGATATTGTCACTAAGTCACATTCAAGTCCGCCTGTGCCCGCCACTGCAGCATCCCACACAGCAGCCTCAGGAGAGGATACAGAATTTAAGCGTGTGACGCGCATGTGTTTTGCGGTTTTcctgtgttttgtattttgctttGTCCCCTTCCTGTTACTCAACATTGCCGATAAGCATGGCCGTGCCCCGCAGGTGCTGCACATATTCTGTGCAAACCTCACCTGGCTCAACAGCTGCATCAACCCGGTGCTCTACGCTGTCATGAACCGACAATTCCGAAGGGCCTACCAACTGCTGCTCACGAGGGCAGCGACACCCTTTACATACCTCTGTATTAAGAAATCCTAA
- the gpr84 gene encoding G-protein coupled receptor 84 isoform X1 — MLLNVTNQTEDDFSCYSASVEAYRYFAVLWGCTVTITGTVGNLMTILAFALDSQVRTRFNVLIVNLAVADLLYCTILQPISVDSYRHLRWRSGKLWCRTFGLLLFLSNSVSIITLCLVAVSRYLLVAKRALFDRVFSDCGLVSLLLSTWALGLASFSPLWSVYVFVPQVCTCSFHRTRGRPYTTILLFFYFFIGLACVGTFYLLIYCRVRVASKALLRYRLSRRSSKRKPALSAPGTDDSGVESGMTTVSSVLSNQPKFVQSKEDVNGDNASPKTQDEPANLLGESKSNPDIVTKSHSSPPVPATAASHTAASGEDTEFKRVTRMCFAVFLCFVFCFVPFLLLNIADKHGRAPQVLHIFCANLTWLNSCINPVLYAVMNRQFRRAYQLLLTRAATPFTYLCIKKS; from the coding sequence ATGTTGCTGAACGTCACCAACCAAACAGAGGATGACTTCTCCTGCTACAGTGCTTCAGTAGAAGCCTACCGCTACTTTGCTGTGCTGTGGGGTTGCACAGTCACAATCACTGGCACGGTGGGGAACCTGATGACCATTCTAGCTTTTGCCTTAGACTCACAAGTGAGGACCCGCTTCAATGTGCTAATTGTCAACCTGGCTGTAGCTGATCTCCTCTACTGCACCATACTGCAGCCAATCTCCGTTGATTCCTATCGGCACCTCAGATGGCGCAGCGGCAAGCTCTGGTGCAGGACCTTTGGCCTGCTGCTGTTCCTGTCCAATTCTGTCTCCATTATCACCCTCTGCCTTGTAGCTGTGAGTCGATACCTCCTGGTTGCAAAAAGGGCCTTGTTTGACCGTGTTTTTTCAGACTGTGGGCTCGTTTCCCTCCTGCTGTCAACATGGGCGCTCGGCCTGGCCAGCTTCAGCCCACTCTGGTCCGTTTATGTGTTTGTGCCTCAGGTTTGCACGTGCAGCTTCCATCGAACCAGGGGTCGCCCCTACACCACTATCTTGCTCTTTTTCTACTTCTTCATTGGACTGGCCTGTGTCGGCACATTCTACCTCCTCATTTACTGTCGCGTCCGGGTTGCGTCAAAGGCCCTGCTCCGTTACAGGCTCAGCCGGCGGTCTTCCAAGAGGAAACCGGCCCTTTCAGCACCAGGCACTGATGACAGTGGTGTTGAAAGTGGGATGACCACTGTGAGCAGTGTGCTGAGCAATCAGCCCAAATTCGTGCAGAGTAAAGAGGATGTCAACGGTGACAATGCATCCCCAAAAACACAGGACGAGCCAGCAAATCTATTGGGAGAAAGCAAGTCAAATCCCGATATTGTCACTAAGTCACATTCAAGTCCGCCTGTGCCCGCCACTGCAGCATCCCACACAGCAGCCTCAGGAGAGGATACAGAATTTAAGCGTGTGACGCGCATGTGTTTTGCGGTTTTcctgtgttttgtattttgctttGTCCCCTTCCTGTTACTCAACATTGCCGATAAGCATGGCCGTGCCCCGCAGGTGCTGCACATATTCTGTGCAAACCTCACCTGGCTCAACAGCTGCATCAACCCGGTGCTCTACGCTGTCATGAACCGACAATTCCGAAGGGCCTACCAACTGCTGCTCACGAGGGCAGCGACACCCTTTACATACCTCTGTATTAAGAAATCCTAA